Genomic segment of Dromaius novaehollandiae isolate bDroNov1 chromosome 6, bDroNov1.hap1, whole genome shotgun sequence:
CTGCGGGACCTGCCCCCATGAGCCAGGCCCTGTGCATACCCGTGGTACCTGGGGGAGAGCCCAGCAGCTTGCCGAGTGCTGCAGTCAGTGATGTTGATGTCCAACCTGAGTCTTTTCCTGGAGAGAGATCGCTGTGGCTGGCCAGTACATCCCTCCTGCAGTGCTTGCCATGCTCCTCGCAGTGCACTCAGCCCTGGGCTCTCCTTGTGTGAAATCCTGCTCCCATCCCAACCTAGTTACAGTATCCCTCATCTCCTCTTTAGGCCCTGGCTGCCCCTGTGCAggagcagacaggagcctgtggCATTCTCTCTATGTTCAGTCCCCTGGGGGAGCCTGGGCATGTAGTGGAGTCCCCTGTGCTAAGACAGGTTCTGGCTGTGGGTGGGAGAAGGGAGATCTGACCCTGGAGGAGCATGCTGACCCTCTTCAACATGAAAGAGGAGGTGGTAGAGGTGCCAGGCAGCCAGCTCTAGCTGGGGGTGAAGGGATGCTGTGAGGGTTAAGCAGCAGCATCTAGGTACTGCCCCTCTTGCCTGTGTCAATGTTCAGGGAAGAACTGAGTATCAAGTAGTGTCCTAGATCAGATCTCTTCCTTTATTTATCAGATAACtgatctgtatttatttatttatttatttatttgtctgtgTTTGATAAATTTGTGTTgtgaaaataaatcattttctaGTAAGTGATGCTGGAGGCAGTAGTCACTTACTTACTGCTCTGAGGCTGAGGAACAGTTGTGGTTGTATCCTGATatattcttcccccccccccccccactgttgCTGGAGCCTCAGTGGAGCAAGAGAGAGGCACAGCCTGTTCTGTCCTTGCTTCCACCTGTGTATTACTGCTTTGGGACTAAGGCCACAGCTAGACAACAGCAGGTGCTAGAGGAAGGTGCAGGTACCTGCCCAGTTTTGGGCGGGGGGGGAAACGACACAGTTGTGCCCTGCCTGAGCTTACTCGGGTGAAAGTGGGGGGGTCTATCAAGGTGTGCTGCCTCTAAGGATAACAGCAACAGCTTAGTTTGGATCAgagtttcccttgctgctgcaagctctgctgcaTGCTGCAAGTGCAGAGGGCAGCTGCTAACAAAGCAACTTAATCATCTCGTGATGGGGACAAGCCCCAGCAGCACAAAGCAATGCTACACAAGGGCTGTCTAGGCACAGCCAGGCTGGGTGGGTGTTTACTAGAAAAGGAGACTAGACTAGTGCTGGATGGCTCATAATTATTTTATTGCTATGGGAATAGGAACAGTTGAGTTCAAGTATAAACTGAAGAACTACATTAGGTCATCAGGGCTCCAGCCCTAGGGGAGGAATGCTCCCTGGGCCCGGGCacagagggaggcagcagctggctgccACCACCCCAAACTGCCCTGGGGCAGTTCAGTGGTTCCCCTGCTCTGAGGCAGGCCCAGCCTGCACTTGCAAGGGGGAAAGACCCACTGGTCCTTTTTGCACTAGTGCCTGATTAGCCTGTGGGACACCACAGGCTTAGAAGGGAATGAAAGGAAACGCAACCACCTTTGGTTGGGCCTTGGTTAGGaaacagctcctgagacctcagAGCTGAGCCTGGGGCATCAGCTAGGAATGGGGAAAGATGGAGCAAGGAGAGGGGGAGGACACAAACAGGAGCTGGACCCCTCTTCCTCTGGTAAGGAATGTTTGGAGAgtggccaggccaggccaagcAGCTCCATGGAGCTCTAGGCTACACGTGGCCACTGGGCTCACGTGGTTCTTGCAGTAACCTTGCTGCATTTTTCAGCCCTTGTACTCACAGTGAGCTACAACAAGGCCACACCTGGGTGATGAGAAACTATAGCACCGTATCAGGCCACCCAGCAAAACAGGGGCTGCCTCAGTGATTTTGAGTCCTGCTTATCTGAGGGACtcagcaagggctgcagccttgAGCATGCTGGCAGCAAAGGACTTTGCCCTATGCCTTGTAGCAAGGAGAAGGCCAGAAGCCAGGGAATGCAATGATTAGGGCTGAGGAGTGGCAGCGAGGGAGGCTCTGGTGCCCGTAGCTGCCTTGGCCCGTGAGCTCTGGTTCTGGCATGGAGATGATGCAGTGCAGCATTGAGGCAGTCTTCAAGAAAGAGTCCAAGCCCTCAGGGACCAGGGCATTGTCATCCAGTCCTGGTACTGGTTCTGCTGGTGCAACTGGATAGTGGGTACTGCTGGTGTCACGGCCCCTCTCCCTGGCCTGGTGGCAGCAGCACCACTTCGTCCAGCCAGAGCATGTCGAGCTGGGCAGACCGCACCTGCCGGTGGTGGATGCGGCGCAACCGCAGCAGGTAGAGGACTATGGCCAGCACTACAACCAGGATGCAGGCAAAGAAGAGATAGTGGTTGTAGACAAAAGAGAGGCGCAGCCAGGAGGTATGTGCTTGCCGGACGCTCTCTGGCCGGAGATCCCTGCAGAGGGGAAGAGTCAAAACGAGGCCTGAGGGGAAGAGTCAAAACGAGGCCTGAGAACTGCTGGGGGCTGCCAGGGGCTGCCTGCACTGCCTCTCCGCTTTCCTTGGGTGGTGGAGCCCTTGTcctgcacagcagctcctgctctgctccccagccaccctttccctcccaaGCCAGACCACAGGATCCACCGCTCAAGCTAATGCTCCCTCCAGCTTTACCTGAGTGGCAGAAAACGTGTTTTGTAGAGGATGGCTCCCAGTGTCCACTGCACCTCCCGGTCGTACACCAGCTGGGCTGTGCGCAGGCTGGGGTAGTCCAGGGGGAAGTGGAAGCCCTGGTGAAGGACCTGGTACATCCAGGCTGATTTGAAGCACTGGtacctgcacacacagcacaccATGGCATCAGCCAGGTGCTACTGCAGGGCCCGAGTCCAAGCCAAAACCTATCACGCATCCTACTGCGCCACAGCTCTCAGTTATCCTCCCCCTGGACAAAGTCCCCCACCACCCAGGGCAAGCCCCACAGCAGGTACCTCCACGGCACAGCCCCTTACTTGACCCGGTGCTGGTCCGCATGCGACGAGTAGAGGCCGTTGTGGAAGCGCTGTGTCAGTACCGCCCAGGTCTGGCTGCAGTACTCCTGCAGGAAGGGGAAGCCGGTGCTCAGAAACGTGCTCTAGTTGCTCCTGGGACAGGGAGCAgcagctccctcttccccagaCCAGGCTAACGCTcacctgggcagcagaggtgaaGGAGGGGGCATCATAGTGGCCCCCCAGGCGCAGCACATCCTCGGTGCAATAGAAAAACTCGGAGAAGCCGTAAAACTCGCTGTTGCTGAAGTCGATGGGTGCTTTGTAGGCCTCCGCCAGGGAGGCCTGGCTGCTGTTGGACCCCATCAGGAGGGGGTGCAGCAGCTCCGCACAAGTCTGCCAGTCTCCTCGCCCACGAACGTGCAGGGTTTGGCCTCCCCTCGCCACTGTGTCTTCCAGCCCCACAGGCAGGCAGGGGTCCAGGAAGGGTGTCTCAGGGCTCAGCCCTGTCTGCTGGCCATGCAGGCTGGAGAACAAGCCAGAAGGGAAAGGCAACTGTGTACAGGGTCCCGTACTGCCTCCAAAAGACAGGCCTTGGGCCAGTGCTCCCCCCCATCCCACATACCCCCACCCCAGACAAGGCTGTATCCCGTTATACCCTCACGGTCTTGGCAACCaccctgccacctcctccctgaaGTTGGGCTCTCCAGATCTGTCACACTGAACTGTGGCGACGTGCCCTGCGCACCTGATGGGTGCAGCCTGTCCCACCCAGCCCACAGGGATTAACACCCCTCCGGACCGCCCGGAGGATCTGGAGGCAGGGCTTGCTCCCAGCACAGGGTACGCAGTGACCAAGCCTGTCTCACCCTGGGGATAACTTTACGCAGCGCTCTGGGAAGGGAACGAGAGATGGAGAGCCCGAGATGGGGAAGTGATGGAAAGATGTTCTGAGTGGGATCAGTGCTGGCAAAGGAGGGAAAGTCAGAGCAGAAGAAGCCACCGAAGGGGACTCCTGCAGCCTGgtgagaggggaggaggagggtagcCAGCTGCTGTGTGATAGCACCTGAGAAGGGCAGCGCCTGTGCACCGCGTGCCAGGCCGTGCATCTGCTACCATCACACGGCTGCTGGGAACTGCTATCGCCACGGGAGGCCCTGGGGGTAAATCCAGCTGGGAGAGGAGGGCACGAAGGAGCCAGCACTCCATCTTGCAACCCAGCGGAGGCATCCCCAAGCGAGGTGGCCTTACCGGTTGTGCACATAGGTCTGGTTCACAACAAGGTCCTCATAGCGCTGCCGAGCAAAATTGCCCCCAAAGCCTAGAAAGGTGTTGACGTAGACACGGTACATGTGGCCAGTGTGCTGCACATCACAGCCCAGATTGAACTCTGCCAGCAGGCTCTTGGCAGCCTCTTCCTGGGAAAACAGAGAGGTCTGCAATCAGCCacagcctggggaaggcagggcctGCTCTTGGTGCCAGTCCCAGACGACCGATCAGATACACACCTGCTGTGGGGAGGAGAAGACTCCAGAGCTGGGCACCTCGTAGGCGATCTGCAGGGAGGCACCCCCCATGTCCAGGATCCCAACCGTTCGTTTCCGCACCAGGGACTCCACCTGGTCCCCCAGTGCCACAGTGACCACTGCATCCTCCTCTGCAACGCAGAGCTGTGTGTCAGTGAGGGATGAGGCACAGGGCAGCATGTCCTCTCTTCCACCGCTACCCCACTGCCCTGGTACAGCCACCTGGCCCTCTTCCACCACAGCAATGCAGCACTGCAAACATCCCCAAGGGCTGCCTGTAGCACATTCAGTCCAGGCTCTTGGTACTGGCTGCCCACCAGCTTCACAGATTCCCACAAAGCAGCCAGGGCTGAAAGACACCACAAGAACCCCCCTACAAACCCTCTCTCCCTAGTTCTTCCCCCAGAATGCTGCTGGTGCCTGCTCACAGCATGCTGGGACTCTTCCCTGCAGCCCGGGCTGCTGCCTCTCCGTTTTGCACGTGCAGCTGCAGTCAGGCACTGCCCAGCTAAAGGGGCAGGCGCTGCCCTCTCCAGAGCCTGCTCTCTGCTCCAGCGCCTGGGTCAGCTCCAGCAGGGCTCCACTCACAGACTCCCCTGCCAACCGCCGTGCCAACAGCCAAACTCACCATCCTCGTGGTCAAACCTCCCCAGGACAAAGTTGATGCCGATCCAAGCATAGACACCTGCACAGAAAGTAAAGAGGGACTCGGGCAGTGTCCTAAGTGGGGCTGGAGCACCCACAGCAGTGCATGGCTGCACTCCCGTGCTGAAGAAGCTTCTTGCGCTCCAGCACTGGGTGTCATTTAGCACCTGGCAGGACCAGAGAGCAGAGCCCTGCCTGACCCTGCGCATCTCTGCGCTCTGCCTCGGTGATAGACCTCAgtgaggagcagggcagggacagCAGCCATTTGCCACACAGCCCCTTACCAACAGCACCCTGCAGGGCCAGACAGAGGCCTGCTGCCCCAAAGAAAAGCACGAAATTGCTCCCACCCAGAGCCCATGCTGCATCTGACCCAGGGGGCCTGGCCACGGCTGGCAGTTACAGGTGCTCCTTGCGGGACACGAGGACAGCAGCACTcagaggcaggggcagctctTACCTTCCTGCTTCCCTGAGATCACTTCTGCATGTGATTTGGAGAAGAGGAAGTCAAACTCCAGAGGCACATTTCTCACCAAGTCTTCCAAGATTGCAGCTTGCTGCCTGCAACGGCACAGGAGACAGACAGATACTGAGTGATCTTCACCAGAGTCGCTCCTTTGTGGGGGCACGAGAGACGACAGGAATCCTGCTGCGATATGCCTTGTGCCCAGCCCCCGGGGCTCCCTCACTGCATCCAGTACGTTTCAGAGATCAGAGGTTAGTATTTTATCTATTTGAGATTTCACCTCAAAGCATCTCCTCCCACCTGGAAGGCTGCCACAGTCAGTACCATCTCCTAGTACTGACATCCCCTGCCAAAAGTCCCTCCCAGCACGCTGAAACCCTCCTGCGCCTCTCTCCTCCAGCCACATGCCCTCTCTTTTCTCAAGCACCCCCGCCATCTCAGAGTCCCACATCCTCTCCCATCAGGCTCAGGATGGGCCGGGTCCCTCTCTCCTCACGGCCAGGGGATCCCAGCAGATCCCCAGCTCCCGGGCATCAGCAAGGAGCCCCGCCAGGGGCTCAGGAACTCACCGCTCAGGCAGCAGCCTCATGCCGGCCGTGCACAGGATGTAAAGCGGAGTCTCCTTGTGCTTCTCGGCTGGCACGTGGGCAGCAGCAAACTGAAGCAGGGGGCGCAGGTAGGGGGTAGCTCGCTCGGGGGTGGCGGCCACCACAGAGATGCCTGCGTGGGAAAAGGGAGACCTTGCACGACCGAGCGCTGTCGCGCAGCAGCAGCCCGCCAGCGTCGGCATGGGGGAGAATGGGGTGCTCGGAGACAGCCCTGATTTCTGTAGGGCTGTAACCGCCCGCGCGTCAAGCACGGGCAAGCAACAACCTCCGGGCCAGGAGAGGGCTAGCACGGACCTGGCTTAATTTTCTTGACGACAGGCCGGCTGCTCTGGTCCCGCATCTGCTTGATGTCCAGCAGGTCGTGGGGGTTGCCGTTGTGCGGGGGCCAGAAGTAGACGAACACGCGGGACCCGCTGCTGCCGCAATCGACAACAACCCCGTAGCTCAGCGCCGCATCCCCGGTGTCGGTGGCGCCCAGCTCCTCAACACGCGCCAGGTACCTGGCAAGGGGGCGACGCGGGCGCTCAGCCCAGGAGCCCGGGGTGGGGTGGTTACCGGGGTTCCCCCCCACCAAACCCCGCTCACCTCTCGTACTGTCGgtcggcgcggggcggcgcggcccagCGGCGGGGGACGGcgaccaccagcagca
This window contains:
- the ENTPD7 gene encoding ectonucleoside triphosphate diphosphohydrolase 7 isoform X1, whose protein sequence is MARIGFSCPCPALWRLAAPWGCPRPRSAALGLALAVGLLLLLVVAVPRRWAAPPRADRQYERYLARVEELGATDTGDAALSYGVVVDCGSSGSRVFVYFWPPHNGNPHDLLDIKQMRDQSSRPVVKKIKPGISVVAATPERATPYLRPLLQFAAAHVPAEKHKETPLYILCTAGMRLLPERQQAAILEDLVRNVPLEFDFLFSKSHAEVISGKQEGVYAWIGINFVLGRFDHEDEEDAVVTVALGDQVESLVRKRTVGILDMGGASLQIAYEVPSSGVFSSPQQEEAAKSLLAEFNLGCDVQHTGHMYRVYVNTFLGFGGNFARQRYEDLVVNQTYVHNRLHGQQTGLSPETPFLDPCLPVGLEDTVARGGQTLHVRGRGDWQTCAELLHPLLMGSNSSQASLAEAYKAPIDFSNSEFYGFSEFFYCTEDVLRLGGHYDAPSFTSAAQEYCSQTWAVLTQRFHNGLYSSHADQHRVKYQCFKSAWMYQVLHQGFHFPLDYPSLRTAQLVYDREVQWTLGAILYKTRFLPLRDLRPESVRQAHTSWLRLSFVYNHYLFFACILVVVLAIVLYLLRLRRIHHRQVRSAQLDMLWLDEVVLLPPGQGEGP
- the ENTPD7 gene encoding ectonucleoside triphosphate diphosphohydrolase 7 isoform X2 — protein: MARIGFSCPCPALWRLAAPWGCPRPRSAALGLALAVGLLLLLVVAVPRRWAAPPRADRQYERYLARVEELGATDTGDAALSYGVVVDCGSSGSRVFVYFWPPHNGNPHDLLDIKQMRDQSSRPVVKKIKPGISVVAATPERATPYLRPLLQFAAAHVPAEKHKETPLYILCTAGMRLLPERQQAAILEDLVRNVPLEFDFLFSKSHAEVISGKQEGVYAWIGINFVLGRFDHEDEEDAVVTVALGDQVESLVRKRTVGILDMGGASLQIAYEVPSSGVFSSPQQEEAAKSLLAEFNLGCDVQHTGHMYRVYVNTFLGFGGNFARQRYEDLVVNQTYVHNRLHGQQTGLSPETPFLDPCLPVGLEDTVARGGQTLHVRGRGDWQTCAELLHPLLMGSNSSQASLAEAYKAPIDFSNSEFYGFSEFFYCTEDVLRLGGHYDAPSFTSAAQEYCSQTWAVLTQRFHNGLYSSHADQHRVKDLRPESVRQAHTSWLRLSFVYNHYLFFACILVVVLAIVLYLLRLRRIHHRQVRSAQLDMLWLDEVVLLPPGQGEGP